Genomic segment of Luteolibacter arcticus:
GCCCGCGATAGCCTGATGATCGCCGAGCATGCCAGCCGCAGCGGCCTCATGCCGCTGGCTCCCGTGTCTGCCGTCGTCCAGGAAGTCGAAGCAGATCGCCAGCGTCCCGGGACGGGTGAGGAAGCGATGCAGCAGGCGCTACAGTCCTTGCTCGAGGATCCCGGCGGCGGTTGACCGCGGCATACGATACGATGCGCGGCACGTGGCGGTGAGGGAAGGGGAGTGCCTGCATCCTCACCACCACGCCTGCGGTGTGCTACGAAGGCGGCCCTGGTTACAGACCCGACTTCAGGGCTGCGAATTGACTCTGCATCTTTGCCAGCTCCTTCTCGGCTTTGATGATCTGGCTGTGCAGGGACTGGAGCTCGGCGAGCTTCTTGCCAATCGGGCCCGTGGCGACCACCGGCGTTTCGCCATTGGCCGTGATTCCGCTGCGGATCCACGAGGCGATCGTCAGCGGGGATAGCTTGAACTTCTTGGTGGCGGCGATCTGACCACCGCGGCCTTTTTCCGCATTCACCTTGTCCACGAAGGCCAGGATTTCGGCCTTTTCCTTGGTAGTGTAGCGACGACCTTTCGATGCGTTGACTTTTGATGTGCTCATGACGCTGCTCGCCTAACAAGCGGGGCAAACCCGTGCAAGCCGAAGGGACGACTTCTCACGTGATCGCGTAATTCGAAAGGTGCTGGAAATCGGACATCCTGCGTACGTTCTGAAAGGTTTCACTCCGCTGCACCTCCCGAGCAATGACCTCAACGACATCCGTTTTCGTGGTTTCCGCCATTGGCCCGGACAATCGCGCCCAGATCTTCGGCACCTGCATCTCCGAAGACGAAGCTGACCGCTTGATCGCCCGGCTCGCGGCGAAGCTCCTCCTCTACCGCCGCTGGCAATGGACGCCGTGGCAGTCGGGAGAGTGATCCCGCCCGCTGGCTGACCGGGGCACCTCCCGGATCTGCCCGCGAAAAATTCTCCGGGATTTTCTTAAACCGCCCTCGGGCAGGGCACATTCCGTAGTTGGTCATGAGCTACCGAGGGTGGGTCCTCCCACCAGACCTCGACGCGGCTGCCCCGGATCCTTCCCCCCGGGGCAGTCGCAGAGCGGCTCATTCTTGGCTTGAACGGCAGCGGGCTGGTGGAACGAAAGCCGGCTCAGATGTCTTGAATGGGGAAGAAGAGTCGGACTGAGTCTAGTCGCAAGAGCCCCGAGAAATTGTCAGATAACTTCGGGCACTTGCTTCCGCCCGCTGACGAGCGATCGCACCCGATCGACAGGGGTCTTTGCTGTCATTCGAAGAAGCGAGTTGATCGGACGTGCCATCGTTGCGGGACACGGCCCACCACCAGCAATGATCATCCATCGCTTCGGCGCGAAGCATCAGGCCCATCCAAATGGCCGTGCAGTCGTCGTCCAAATTACCCTGCCAAACAATGGGCTGGATCGCCGCACCCGAGTCTTTCCGCTCGGTCTCAAGACGCCGGAGTTCCTTGCGGACGAGAGCCAGGACGAAATCTTCATTCGTTTCTCCTGCCTTGAGGTTTTCGACGAGCCCAAGCTTCGCGGGAGCTAGCCTGATACATATTCGCCTCGCGTGCTCCAACTGCAGGTACGACTCATACTCGGCCTCCGTGCACTCGATCTCTCCAATGCGATGAGTGCTGGTGAACCATTCTCCCGCCGCAACCTGATGCTTCAAGTTTCCGGAGCAAAAGACTTCGTAATCAACGACCGCAACGTCGCACTCAAGCTCGGCCACGATCACTGGCCCATCGATCCTTCCTCCATCGGGTATCAGCCATCTCAAGACCTTCCACGACGAGATATGGGGAACTTGGAGGCCGGGAAGTCCTTGAATGTATAGAGGGATCCGGTGCACGGTTTGGATGCTAGCCGGTCATGCCGTTAACAGGCCATTCCCAAAGATATCGCCGTCTGGATCCGTAGGCCGAACTTCTTCATTTGCTCCCGCGAAGCTATGCCGCGATCGTAAGGCAATGCCTCGCCTCTACGATCACATCGACCTGCGCGTGCCTTCACTTCGAGATGCGGCGTCCTTTTATGAAGCTTTGCTTCCCGCGCTCGGCTTCACTCGCCTCGTGGACGTGGAAGACTGGCTGCAATACGAAAGCACAGGTGAACCGGCGGGTGCCTTTTTTGGTGTTACCGAATCACCGACCCACGTCGCCAACGAGAATCGCATCGCCTTCTGGGCGGAAAGCGATGGCGAGGTGGATCGCCTTGCCGAGGTCGCCTTGCGCGCCGGTGCCCGGAATGTCGAGGGCCCCATGCCCTACGAAGCCGGTTATTATGCGGTCTTCTTCGAGGATCCCTTCGGCAACCGTTTCGAGGTGTGCCACCGGGTAGTGGTTTAGTTCCCCTAGAAGGCTTCGCTTTACCGCCACTTCTGAGCCAGCTTCTCACGGAATTTCTCCGGGAACCGCTGGTCCACCAGAATCTCGTCGACCTGTTCCAGCCGGGTGCGGATGGCGGCTCGCAGCAAGCGATTGGCGTCATCTTCCCTGCCGCGATTAAAGGCTTCCGCAGCAAGAGATTGGAAAGCTGAGGCAGCCGCTGCACGGTCTGCCTCATTTCCGTCGAGCAACATCTTGGCCTCCTCCAAGGCTTCCCTCCAACGACCTAGTCCGGTCGCCGCGCGGACAAAGATTCGCCGCGCGGCGGAAACATTGCGCAAGTCGTCCGGCAGGCTTTCGACAACGGCAATGGCCTCGCGATACATGCCGAGTTCCAATAAGTCAGCGGCTCGCGAGATGCTTGCCTTGGAAGCGCCAATCAAGGTCGGATTCATCTAGGGTAAGAGGGGAGCACGGGGAACAATTAGCGGCCGGGCTGGATGCGGGTGATCTTGGTGCCCTTGAAGCTAAGCCCGGCCATCAAGCCTTTTTGGTTGAAGACATACGCATACACTCCCCGGTCCGCGGTGCGCGAGGTGATGGTACCGGCGATGCCGCGATCCACGACGACGAGGCCGGGGCTGCTGCCGACTTCCCAGCCGGCGGCGCGGTTGAGTTGAGACACTTCCGAAGAGCTCATCAGGAAGAGCACGTAGCCATACTTTTGTACGCCGGCTTGCAGGCCGTAAGAAGCGCCGGCAGTCTGGTAGTAACCTTTGGTCGCCCCATCACGACCGAAGAGAACGCCGTTGCCCGCTTCCGCTCCGACCATGAGACCACCCTTGGTGATGTGCGGGAAGACGAGGATGCCAGCAGCCGAGCGACCCAGCTTGCGCGCACCCGGATCGCGAGAATAGAGGTCTTCCAAAGCGGCGCGAGCGTCGCCCGAGATGTCCGCACGGCTCGCATTCGCGGCATTGGCGCGGGTCACGGGCTCATACGCGCATTGGGTAAGGAAGGCTGGTGCTGCCAAGGCAAGGGCCACGCGGCAGAAGAGTGGAATCGTAGTGTTCATATTCAGTTGAATCAGGTTGAGATCCCGGCGTCGCGCCCGTCATGAGATCGCCATCCAGACGTTTGGCGCGACGTCGGACTCAACTCTCTATCAGGCGACGTGCCACCGGAATCAGGACGAGGATTTACCCCCGAAGCCTCGAATGTAACGTGCTGTAGGAGAAAGGCTTTTGCGGCACGGGGTGATTGGCTGTGTCGCCGTGTGGACGCCGCTCCATGCAGTCAGCCTGTGCAAGCTGCATGGATTTCTCTCTAACAAGTGCAGATTGAGCAACACCCGTGCGGCGTGAGCCGGTGGCTGCCCGCTGCCTAACACCTTCTGTCAGTCGTCATTTTTCGCCAGCTCCAGGTCCAACGATGCCTTGCCGCTGCCATCCATCAGGAAGGGGACCGACTCATGAGCGTGGGCAATCTTCCAATGATCGCCGGATCGCTTGAAGCCGAGGGTGAGGCGGAACCATAGGTCGGTTCGCTCGCCATCCGTCCTAGTGCCGGTTAGGTGGTTGAGAGCATGGCACCATGCGACCTCGCCGCTGGCGGAGATGGCCAGCTCCTTGACCTCATAGCCGATCGGCCCGTCGAAGGTTGCGAACCACTCGGTTAGGTTCTCGCGCAACGGTTCATCCGCTTGCAAGGGCGGGGCCAGATAGAAGCCCACCGGATCGTCCGTGAAGAAATTCGCCACCGCCTCGACGTCTTTGGTCCGAATTCCTTCTGCCCATGAATCCACCAGGGCTGTGATCTCGCTCTCACGAACGGAGTCCGCCGTGTCGCTGCCGAAGTAAACCTCCACGTGTTGGATCTTGCCCTCGCGGACGGTGAAAGTTTCCAAGTTGCGGAAGGCGGATCCATCCTTCGTCAACGCCTCGTAGCGCACGAAGGCTTCTTCATCGTCGGCTAACAATTTCTCGATCCGGAACGTCTCCACCCGCTGGCTGAAGGGCCAGCAACGTTCGAAGTATCGCTCGCGGTCGATGCGGTCGTCCACCGGACTGCTGAAGGTGAAGTCGTCGGTCAGCAGGTTTTCCAAGGCCGCCCGGTCCTTCTTTTCATAAGCCGCCAGATAAGCGCAGATCAGCACGCGATAGAGGTCCATCTTGAATCCTCGCACCATTTCGTGAGATGTTCCAGCAACGCTTGGAAAAGGAATCAATGCATGTGGCCTATTAACCATTCCCCGGATCGGACGACGATGACCTCACAGGCGCTGTTGCGAGCCGGTGGAGTCGTCGTTGCGGTGCTCCTGTCGTTCGAGGCTTTGTACGTGTGGTCCCTCTTTTCCGAGGCCTACCACGATGGTCTGCCACTCAAGGGGACAAACGTCTTTTCAAAGACGATCCTTGCGGTTGCTCCACTCGGTTTGACGCCATTCATCGTGCCGGTGCTTGTTGGATGCCTCTACTGGCAAGTGACCCGACGAACGGCTCCTCCGGTGTCGTCACTGATCTTTGGCGGATCGACAGCGGCGCTGGGATGGGTGGCATGCGCAGGAGCTTCGGAGATCTATGTTTCGGTCGTGCTCATGAATGGAGGGCGCGAACCTACTATGACCATGTGGATCGCCAACCTCGCTTTGATCAGCGGCATGATCGTTTTGATAGGGGTTGCTTGGGTCAGAGGACGAGACGCCGGATCCGCGAAGTCGGACGGAAGGGAGGACGCGACAGAGCCATGAAGCCACGACGCCGGAAGCAGGTGCTCATCGGAGCATCGATCTATCTCTTCCTCTGGTCGATTACGGCTTTGGTGGGATTGCCGCAGGTGGATCAGGCTTTTGAGCGGGAGTTGGCGATGGGATCTTTCGAGTTTGCGGACACTGGGATCGCCGAGGTTCCGGTGAGGCGCATCGAATTTTTCAACATCTCCAATCCCGAGGATCTTGAAGGTCGCGTGTCCGACCAACCTTGGAAGTGCAGGTCCGCGGGGCTGGCGGTCGCCCCGTTTGTCATCGTGGATCAAGCGGCCTGGCAGCAATACCCGCTATCCGGGTTTGGGGGACGCCGCTTGGTGCTATGGACCT
This window contains:
- a CDS encoding VOC family protein; this encodes MPRLYDHIDLRVPSLRDAASFYEALLPALGFTRLVDVEDWLQYESTGEPAGAFFGVTESPTHVANENRIAFWAESDGEVDRLAEVALRAGARNVEGPMPYEAGYYAVFFEDPFGNRFEVCHRVVV
- a CDS encoding YSC84-related protein, which gives rise to MNTTIPLFCRVALALAAPAFLTQCAYEPVTRANAANASRADISGDARAALEDLYSRDPGARKLGRSAAGILVFPHITKGGLMVGAEAGNGVLFGRDGATKGYYQTAGASYGLQAGVQKYGYVLFLMSSSEVSQLNRAAGWEVGSSPGLVVVDRGIAGTITSRTADRGVYAYVFNQKGLMAGLSFKGTKITRIQPGR
- a CDS encoding nuclear transport factor 2 family protein, producing the protein MVRGFKMDLYRVLICAYLAAYEKKDRAALENLLTDDFTFSSPVDDRIDRERYFERCWPFSQRVETFRIEKLLADDEEAFVRYEALTKDGSAFRNLETFTVREGKIQHVEVYFGSDTADSVRESEITALVDSWAEGIRTKDVEAVANFFTDDPVGFYLAPPLQADEPLRENLTEWFATFDGPIGYEVKELAISASGEVAWCHALNHLTGTRTDGERTDLWFRLTLGFKRSGDHWKIAHAHESVPFLMDGSGKASLDLELAKNDD